A portion of the Stella humosa genome contains these proteins:
- a CDS encoding bifunctional aminoglycoside phosphotransferase/ATP-binding protein, with protein MAGANAEEAQAEIAAMLEDPATHGGQPVTRIATHGALVFLAGDRAWKMKRAVRYPYLDFSTLENRRLACAAEIALNRRTAPEIYEAVVPVTRDDAGRPRIGGEGPAIEWLVAMRRFDEGQVLDRLADAGRVDLAMVEALADHVAAFHAGAERRPDGGGQAAMARVIDTNDRALADCAAVLDRGETRALAADSHALLDVLAPFLERRRREGFVRLGHGDLHLGNICLIDGKPRLFDALEFDLALTRLDTIYDVAFLVMDLLVRGLPAQANRFLERYAERTGDLAGLALLPLGLSMRAAIRAHVAVAAGGKDGRATARRYLDHSRAFLLPMPPRLVAVGGLSGSGKSTVARAVAPWLGAAPGALVLRSDVTRKRLAGIDPMERAGPEAYAPGSAERVYGALRADAATALAAGRTVIVDAVHARPDERAAVEEVARRLGVPFAGIWLDAPAETLVARVAARVGDVSDATPAVVRHQLGYDLGPMAWQRVPAAPTWQAVAGAVATALGIGGILDLDQGAGRQPS; from the coding sequence ATGGCGGGCGCAAACGCCGAAGAGGCGCAGGCGGAAATCGCGGCGATGCTGGAGGACCCCGCCACCCATGGCGGGCAGCCGGTGACCCGCATCGCCACCCATGGTGCCCTCGTCTTCCTGGCGGGCGATCGCGCCTGGAAGATGAAGCGGGCGGTGCGCTACCCCTATCTCGACTTCTCCACCCTCGAGAATCGGCGTCTCGCCTGCGCGGCCGAGATCGCGCTCAACCGGCGCACCGCGCCCGAGATCTACGAGGCGGTCGTGCCGGTCACCCGCGACGATGCCGGCCGTCCGCGGATCGGCGGGGAGGGGCCGGCGATCGAATGGCTGGTGGCCATGCGCCGCTTCGACGAGGGCCAGGTGCTGGACCGGCTGGCGGACGCCGGTCGCGTCGACCTCGCCATGGTGGAGGCGCTGGCCGACCATGTGGCGGCCTTCCACGCGGGCGCCGAGCGGCGGCCGGATGGCGGCGGCCAAGCCGCCATGGCCCGGGTGATCGACACCAACGACCGGGCGCTGGCCGACTGCGCCGCCGTTCTCGATCGCGGCGAGACGCGGGCGCTGGCGGCCGACAGCCATGCCCTGCTGGACGTCCTGGCGCCCTTCCTCGAGCGCCGGCGGCGCGAGGGCTTCGTGCGGCTGGGCCATGGCGACCTGCATCTGGGCAACATCTGCCTGATCGACGGCAAGCCGCGCCTCTTCGACGCGCTGGAGTTCGACCTGGCGCTGACGCGCCTGGACACGATCTACGATGTCGCCTTCCTGGTCATGGATCTGCTGGTGCGCGGCCTGCCGGCCCAGGCGAACCGCTTCCTGGAACGCTATGCCGAGCGCACGGGCGACCTGGCCGGCCTGGCGCTGCTGCCGCTCGGGCTTTCCATGCGGGCTGCCATCCGCGCCCATGTCGCGGTGGCGGCCGGCGGCAAGGACGGGCGGGCGACCGCCCGGCGCTATCTCGACCATTCCCGGGCCTTCCTGCTGCCGATGCCGCCGCGGCTGGTGGCGGTGGGCGGGCTCTCCGGCTCCGGCAAGTCGACGGTGGCGCGCGCCGTCGCCCCCTGGCTCGGGGCCGCGCCCGGGGCCCTGGTGCTGCGCAGCGACGTCACCCGCAAGCGGCTGGCCGGCATCGACCCGATGGAGCGGGCAGGGCCCGAGGCCTATGCCCCCGGCAGCGCAGAGCGCGTCTATGGCGCCCTGCGGGCCGATGCGGCGACAGCGCTGGCGGCCGGCCGCACGGTCATCGTCGATGCGGTGCATGCCCGGCCCGACGAGCGCGCGGCGGTGGAGGAAGTGGCCCGCCGCCTGGGCGTGCCCTTCGCCGGCATCTGGCTCGACGCGCCGGCCGAGACGCTGGTCGCCCGCGTCGCGGCGCGCGTGGGCGACGTGTCCGACGCGACGCCGGCGGTGGTGCGCCACCAGCTTGGCTACGATCTGGGGCCGATGGCATGGCAACGGGTGCCGGCCGCGCCCACATGGCAGGCGGTGGCCGGCGCGGTTGCGACCGCACTCGGCATCGGCGGCATCCTTGACCTGGATCAAGGTGCGGGCCGCCAGCCGTCCTAA
- a CDS encoding universal stress protein: MAIRTILVPVSGGVGGDSALDAALAIAGRSNAHIEALHVVPSQGDMVPILGEGASAALIEDLVTAAQRDAALRTQRAEAAFAAALAGGIVTRMDGPPASIEARLRHPTINWRLVEGREDEVVARRGRLFDLIVVPRPGGEGDVAPETTLEAALVESGRPVLVSPPVLGPTMATRVAIAWNGSTAAARAVAAARPFLAKAQSVVILEGDGAAADGATAEDLAAMLAWRGIAAGIHRFRSDGGGIGLSILDAANQAGADLVVMGGYGHSRLREMIFGGATIDAMFESNLPLLMTH; the protein is encoded by the coding sequence ATGGCGATCCGGACGATCCTGGTCCCGGTGAGTGGCGGCGTCGGCGGCGATTCGGCGCTGGATGCGGCGTTGGCGATCGCCGGCCGCAGCAACGCCCATATCGAGGCGCTGCATGTCGTGCCCAGCCAGGGCGACATGGTGCCGATCCTGGGCGAGGGCGCCAGTGCCGCCCTGATCGAGGACTTGGTCACGGCGGCCCAGCGCGACGCCGCGCTGCGTACCCAGCGGGCCGAGGCCGCGTTCGCAGCCGCCCTGGCCGGCGGGATCGTCACCCGCATGGACGGGCCGCCCGCCTCGATCGAGGCCAGGCTGCGCCACCCCACCATCAACTGGCGTCTAGTCGAGGGGCGGGAGGACGAGGTCGTCGCCCGCCGCGGCCGCCTGTTCGACCTGATCGTCGTGCCCCGCCCCGGCGGCGAGGGCGACGTGGCGCCGGAGACGACGCTGGAAGCGGCCCTGGTGGAGAGCGGCCGGCCCGTCCTGGTGTCGCCGCCCGTCCTGGGGCCGACGATGGCCACGCGCGTCGCCATCGCCTGGAACGGCAGCACGGCTGCGGCGCGCGCCGTGGCCGCCGCCCGGCCGTTCCTCGCCAAGGCGCAGTCGGTCGTGATCCTGGAGGGGGACGGCGCGGCGGCCGACGGCGCCACGGCCGAGGACCTTGCCGCCATGCTCGCCTGGCGCGGCATCGCCGCCGGCATCCATCGCTTCCGCTCCGACGGCGGCGGCATCGGCCTGTCGATCCTCGATGCCGCCAACCAGGCCGGCGCCGACCTGGTGGTCATGGGCGGCTACGGGCACAGCCGCCTGCGCGAGATGATCTTCGGCGGCGCCACCATCGACGCCATGTTCGAATCGAACCTGCCGCTCCTGATGACGCATTGA
- the crcB gene encoding fluoride efflux transporter CrcB — protein MNLASLRLFGGGFPCGTLVVNVVGSLTMGLLVGWFAHKADPGQAWRLFLTTGVLGGFTTFSTFSLDAVLLYERGQVGTAALYVAASAVLAIGGLFLGMLAVRHLA, from the coding sequence GTGAACCTCGCCAGCCTGCGGCTGTTCGGCGGCGGCTTTCCCTGCGGCACGCTGGTCGTCAACGTCGTGGGCTCGCTCACCATGGGGCTGCTGGTCGGCTGGTTCGCCCACAAGGCCGATCCGGGCCAGGCCTGGCGGCTCTTCCTGACGACCGGCGTGCTCGGCGGCTTCACCACCTTCTCGACCTTCTCGCTCGACGCCGTCCTGCTCTACGAGCGCGGCCAGGTGGGGACCGCCGCGCTCTACGTCGCCGCCTCGGCGGTGCTGGCGATCGGCGGGTTGTTCCTCGGCATGCTGGCCGTCCGCCATCTCGCCTGA
- the speB gene encoding agmatinase, with the protein MAEPRASQPETFPQPVEGTVMPRFADIPTFMRLPVQRDATQLDIALIGVPWDGGTTNRPGARHGPREIRNMSSMMRKIHPVSAIQPYSLARVGDHGDVPVNPADLTDTLERVERFFARVHAAGAVPLSAGGDHLVTLPIMRAIARHRPVGMVHFDAHSDTWDSYFGGFKYTHGTPFRRAIEEGLLDPKRTVQIGIRGSLYHADDMDWAYEQGIRVIGIEEYFDLGVARVIEEARRVVGDGPTYVSFDVDGLDPVYAPGTGTPEVGGFSTHEAQRMLRGLQGLDLVGGDVVEVSPPFDPSGNTALVGATMMFEILCVLADAVARRRDAGEAP; encoded by the coding sequence ATGGCCGAGCCGCGCGCTTCCCAGCCGGAGACATTTCCCCAACCCGTCGAGGGCACGGTCATGCCGCGCTTCGCGGACATCCCGACCTTCATGCGCCTGCCGGTCCAGCGCGATGCAACACAGCTCGACATTGCGCTGATCGGCGTGCCGTGGGACGGCGGCACCACCAATCGCCCGGGCGCCCGCCACGGCCCGCGCGAGATCCGCAACATGTCGTCGATGATGCGCAAGATCCACCCGGTCAGCGCGATCCAGCCCTACAGCCTGGCCCGCGTCGGCGACCATGGCGACGTGCCGGTGAACCCGGCCGACCTGACCGACACGCTGGAGCGGGTGGAGCGGTTCTTCGCCCGCGTCCATGCCGCGGGCGCGGTGCCGCTGTCGGCCGGCGGCGACCATCTCGTCACCCTGCCGATCATGCGCGCCATCGCCCGGCACCGGCCGGTCGGCATGGTGCATTTCGATGCCCACTCGGACACCTGGGACAGCTATTTCGGCGGCTTCAAGTACACCCACGGTACGCCCTTCCGCCGCGCCATCGAGGAAGGGCTGCTGGATCCCAAGCGCACGGTGCAGATCGGCATCCGCGGCTCGCTCTACCATGCCGACGACATGGACTGGGCCTACGAGCAGGGCATCCGGGTGATCGGCATCGAGGAGTATTTCGACCTGGGCGTCGCCCGCGTGATCGAGGAGGCACGCCGGGTCGTCGGCGACGGGCCGACCTATGTCAGCTTCGACGTCGACGGGCTCGACCCCGTCTATGCGCCCGGCACCGGCACGCCCGAGGTGGGCGGCTTCTCGACCCACGAGGCCCAGCGCATGCTGCGCGGGTTGCAGGGGCTGGACCTGGTCGGCGGCGACGTGGTCGAGGTCTCGCCGCCCTTCGACCCGAGCGGCAACACGGCGCTGGTCGGCGCCACCATGATGTTCGAGATCCTGTGCGTGCTGGCCGACGCCGTCGCCCGCCGCCGCGACGCCGGGGAAGCCCCATGA
- a CDS encoding exodeoxyribonuclease VII small subunit encodes MAKEPSVKDPAAAPDADIARLSFEEALAELDKIVRQLEGGQGGLELAIDAYQRGVLLKRHCERKLSEAQAKIEQIAIGPDGAVTAEPMKLA; translated from the coding sequence ATGGCCAAGGAACCGAGCGTCAAAGACCCCGCCGCCGCGCCCGACGCGGATATCGCCCGCCTCAGCTTCGAGGAGGCGCTGGCCGAACTCGACAAGATCGTCCGCCAGCTCGAGGGCGGCCAGGGCGGGCTGGAACTGGCGATCGACGCCTACCAGCGCGGCGTGCTGCTGAAGCGCCATTGCGAGCGCAAGCTGTCGGAAGCCCAGGCCAAGATCGAGCAGATCGCCATCGGCCCGGACGGGGCCGTCACCGCGGAGCCGATGAAACTTGCTTGA
- a CDS encoding polyprenyl synthetase family protein, which produces MLDELLQGRDLEQALQAVGAAVDATLDRLLPPAPGLEAPVVDAMRYAALGSGKRLRPFLAVTSASLFGVGRIPALRVAAAIEMIHAYSLVHDDLPAMDDSELRRGRPTVHRAFDEATAILAGDGLLTRAFGVLAGPETHSDPAVRCELVQAAAEAAGSQGMVGGQMIDLIAEKQTLDIGAITRLQRMKTGDMIAFSCEAGAIQGKAAAEPRHALKAYAHDLGLAFQIVDDLLDAEGSEAETGKSVGQDAQRGKATFVSILGIERARAQAAMLSDQAVRHLDAFDDKADLLRDVARFVLTRRS; this is translated from the coding sequence TTGCTTGACGAACTGTTGCAGGGCCGCGACCTCGAGCAGGCGCTCCAGGCGGTAGGGGCCGCCGTCGACGCCACGCTCGACCGCCTGCTGCCTCCAGCCCCGGGGCTGGAGGCGCCGGTGGTCGATGCCATGCGCTATGCGGCCCTTGGCAGCGGCAAGCGGCTGCGGCCGTTCCTGGCGGTGACGTCGGCCAGCCTGTTCGGCGTCGGCCGCATCCCGGCCTTGCGGGTGGCAGCCGCCATCGAGATGATCCACGCCTATTCCCTGGTCCATGACGACCTGCCGGCGATGGACGATTCCGAACTCCGGCGCGGCCGCCCCACCGTCCACCGCGCCTTCGACGAGGCAACCGCGATCCTGGCCGGCGACGGACTGCTGACGCGCGCCTTCGGCGTGCTGGCCGGGCCTGAGACCCATTCCGACCCGGCCGTGCGCTGCGAACTGGTGCAGGCCGCCGCCGAGGCTGCCGGCAGCCAGGGCATGGTCGGCGGCCAGATGATCGACCTGATCGCCGAGAAGCAGACGCTCGACATCGGCGCCATCACCCGCCTGCAGCGGATGAAGACCGGCGACATGATCGCCTTCTCCTGCGAGGCGGGCGCCATCCAGGGCAAGGCGGCGGCCGAGCCGCGGCACGCGCTGAAGGCCTATGCCCACGACCTTGGCCTGGCTTTCCAGATCGTCGACGACCTGCTGGATGCCGAGGGCAGCGAGGCCGAGACGGGCAAGTCGGTCGGCCAGGACGCCCAGCGCGGCAAGGCCACCTTCGTGTCGATCCTGGGCATCGAGCGCGCCCGCGCCCAGGCGGCCATGCTGTCCGACCAGGCCGTTCGCCACCTCGACGCCTTCGACGACAAGGCGGATCTGCTGCGCGACGTCGCGCGTTTCGTACTGACGCGGCGGTCCTGA
- the dxs gene encoding 1-deoxy-D-xylulose-5-phosphate synthase, with the protein MNTSSKTPLLDSVHVPSDLRRLPESALRQLADELRRETVDAVSITGGHLGAGLGVVELTVAIHYLFDTPHDRLIWDVGHQAYPHKILTGRRERIRSLRQAGGLSGFTRRSESPYDPFGAAHSSTSISAGLGMAVARDLKGEERRVVAVIGDGAMSAGMAYEAMNNAGSSKSRLVVILNDNDMSIAPPAGAMSAYLSRLISSKPYRSLRDLAKDMVRHLPRPLEEAARRAEGYARGLVGGGTLFEELGFYYVGPIDGHNLDHLVPVLRNVRDAAESGPVLVHVVTEKGHGYPPAERAPDKYHGVVRFDVVTGAQAKPKSTTPAYTRVFADALVAEAEADDRVVAVTAAMPSGTGLDRFGERFPTRTFDVGIAEQHAVTFAAGMASEGMKPFAAIYSTFLQRAYDQVVHDVALQRLPVRFAIDRAGLVGADGATHAGAFDVTYLANLPDFVVMAAADELELMHMVATCAAIDDRPSAVRYPRGEGIGLELPARGTPLEIGQGRVLREGTTVAILSFGGRLQECLKAAQDLATFGVSATVADARFAKPLDTRLVRRLAAEHEVLITIEEGAIGGFSTHVLHFLAREGLLDQGLKVRPMTLPDRFIDHDAPAKQYDEAGLNARHVVATALAALGRNDIAMPATA; encoded by the coding sequence TTGAATACGAGCAGCAAGACCCCGCTCCTGGACAGCGTCCATGTCCCGTCCGACCTGCGCCGGCTGCCCGAATCGGCGCTGCGCCAGCTTGCCGACGAGTTGCGCCGGGAAACCGTCGACGCCGTGTCGATCACCGGCGGCCATCTGGGCGCCGGCCTGGGCGTCGTCGAACTGACGGTGGCGATCCACTATCTGTTTGACACGCCGCACGACCGGCTGATCTGGGACGTCGGCCACCAGGCCTATCCGCACAAGATCCTGACCGGCCGGCGCGAGCGCATCCGCTCGCTGCGCCAGGCGGGCGGCCTGTCCGGTTTCACCCGGCGCAGCGAGAGCCCGTACGACCCGTTCGGCGCGGCCCACAGCTCCACCTCGATCTCGGCCGGGCTCGGCATGGCGGTCGCCCGCGACCTGAAGGGCGAGGAACGCCGCGTGGTGGCCGTCATCGGCGACGGCGCGATGAGCGCGGGGATGGCCTACGAGGCCATGAACAATGCCGGCTCGTCCAAGTCGCGCCTGGTCGTCATCCTCAACGACAACGACATGTCGATCGCCCCGCCCGCCGGCGCCATGAGCGCCTACCTGTCGCGGCTGATCTCGTCCAAGCCCTACCGCTCGCTGCGGGATCTCGCCAAGGACATGGTCCGCCACCTGCCGCGCCCGCTGGAAGAAGCCGCGCGCCGCGCCGAGGGCTATGCCCGCGGGCTGGTCGGCGGCGGCACGCTGTTCGAGGAGCTGGGCTTCTATTACGTCGGCCCGATCGACGGGCATAACCTGGACCATCTGGTACCGGTGCTGCGCAACGTGCGCGACGCCGCCGAATCCGGCCCGGTGCTGGTGCATGTCGTGACCGAGAAGGGCCACGGCTATCCGCCGGCCGAGCGGGCGCCCGACAAGTATCATGGCGTCGTCCGCTTCGACGTGGTGACCGGCGCCCAGGCCAAGCCGAAATCGACGACGCCCGCCTATACCCGCGTCTTCGCCGACGCGCTGGTGGCCGAGGCCGAGGCGGACGACCGCGTCGTCGCCGTCACCGCCGCCATGCCGTCCGGCACCGGGCTAGACCGCTTCGGCGAGCGCTTCCCCACCCGCACCTTCGATGTCGGCATCGCCGAGCAGCATGCCGTCACCTTTGCCGCCGGCATGGCGAGCGAGGGCATGAAGCCGTTCGCGGCGATCTATTCGACCTTCCTCCAGCGCGCCTACGACCAGGTGGTGCACGACGTCGCCCTGCAGCGCCTGCCGGTGCGCTTCGCCATCGACCGGGCGGGGCTGGTGGGCGCCGACGGCGCCACCCATGCCGGCGCCTTCGATGTCACCTACCTGGCGAACCTGCCCGACTTCGTCGTCATGGCGGCGGCCGACGAGCTGGAGCTGATGCACATGGTGGCGACCTGTGCCGCCATCGACGATCGCCCGTCGGCCGTGCGCTACCCGCGCGGCGAGGGCATCGGGCTGGAACTGCCGGCCCGCGGCACGCCGCTGGAGATCGGCCAGGGCCGCGTGCTGCGCGAGGGCACGACGGTCGCCATCCTCAGCTTCGGCGGCCGGCTCCAGGAATGCCTGAAGGCGGCACAGGATCTGGCCACCTTCGGCGTGTCGGCCACCGTGGCCGACGCCCGCTTCGCCAAGCCGCTCGACACCCGGCTGGTGCGCCGGCTGGCGGCCGAGCACGAGGTGCTGATCACCATCGAGGAAGGCGCGATCGGCGGCTTCAGCACCCACGTCCTGCATTTCCTGGCGCGCGAGGGCCTGCTCGACCAGGGGCTGAAGGTGCGGCCGATGACCCTGCCCGACCGCTTCATCGACCATGACGCACCGGCCAAGCAGTATGACGAGGCCGGGCTGAATGCCCGCCATGTCGTGGCGACCGCGCTGGCGGCGCTGGGCCGCAACGACATCGCCATGCCGGCCACCGCCTGA
- a CDS encoding histone deacetylase family protein produces the protein MTTLLYSHPACLGHDTGEYHPERADRLRAVLAALDAPEFAALDRREAPLVDDADLLRVHPQAHIDVVLAGIPESGRRGLDPDTVVSPGSREAAWRAAGAVTAAVDAVMAGEAANAFCAVRPPGHHAEPDRAMGFCLFNNVAVGALRAHQAHGCDRVAVIDFDVHHGNGTQAMFAADPRLFYASTHQWPLYPGTGARDERGVAGNIVNAPLGTNAGSADFRFAVAEFVLPALEDFRPDFLFISAGFDAHSRDPLAGLNLFEEDFAWVTDKLTSLAARHCRGRVVSVLEGGYDLEALAGSSAAHVAALMRAGA, from the coding sequence ATGACGACCCTGCTCTACAGCCACCCCGCCTGCCTCGGCCACGACACCGGCGAATACCACCCGGAGCGGGCCGACCGGCTGCGCGCGGTCCTGGCCGCACTCGACGCGCCGGAGTTCGCCGCGCTGGACCGGCGGGAAGCCCCCTTGGTCGACGATGCCGACCTGCTGCGCGTCCACCCCCAGGCGCATATCGACGTCGTGCTGGCCGGCATCCCCGAAAGCGGCCGGCGCGGCCTCGACCCCGACACCGTCGTCTCGCCCGGCTCGCGTGAGGCGGCCTGGCGGGCGGCGGGTGCCGTGACGGCGGCAGTCGACGCGGTCATGGCCGGCGAGGCGGCGAACGCCTTCTGCGCCGTCCGCCCGCCCGGCCACCATGCCGAGCCCGACCGCGCCATGGGATTCTGCCTCTTCAACAACGTCGCGGTCGGTGCGCTGCGCGCCCACCAGGCGCATGGCTGCGACCGCGTCGCCGTGATCGACTTCGACGTCCATCACGGCAACGGCACGCAGGCGATGTTCGCGGCCGACCCGCGGCTCTTCTACGCCTCCACCCATCAATGGCCGCTCTATCCCGGCACCGGTGCCCGCGACGAGCGCGGCGTCGCCGGCAACATCGTCAATGCCCCGCTCGGCACCAATGCCGGGTCGGCCGACTTCCGCTTCGCGGTGGCGGAGTTCGTGCTGCCGGCGCTGGAGGATTTCCGCCCCGATTTCCTCTTCATCTCGGCCGGGTTCGACGCCCACAGCCGCGATCCGCTGGCCGGCCTCAACCTCTTCGAGGAAGACTTCGCCTGGGTCACCGACAAGCTGACGAGCCTGGCCGCCCGCCACTGCCGGGGCCGCGTCGTGTCGGTGCTGGAGGGCGGCTACGACCTGGAGGCGCTGGCCGGCTCGTCGGCGGCCCACGTCGCCGCCCTGATGCGCGCCGGCGCCTGA